tttcaaaatagtatgataaagtatatgttaaccgtgggcacttggtaactaacttaacgtttatacccctgaaagtacacttgacaagtgcgtatgtttacgaagtattaaacactcgttaaatgctagcgcgactagcccgagtggggatgtcaaaccctatggatccatatctaagattcgcgttcacggttcaaaaaccgatgattaaacgttaccgagctaaagggaatgtttctgccgttgtataacccacacatatataagtttaagtactcgtgcctagtatgtaaaacataaaattcgcatgtattctcagttcccaaaataagttaaagtaaaaagggaatgctataactcacaatgatatgtagcggtaaagtagtagtcgggaaatgtgtgcaagtaaacggtccgaggtcctcaacctaagtcaaatagtactaagtcagtaaatcgtcttaataggtttaaaagtatgtatttaaggtcttaagggtcatcatcattcatcattaaacaaaaggcgtaaagtaggtttcgtttatgaaagtagtttaaaacaaagtctgacttcagtcagtcaccacggcctctacccttactgaattaaggtgagaccagtggccatggcttcgtatatgagtcccttaagtgtggtaaaatttacagaagcaaactcgtcttcgtttgaccgtggcgacggtctaagtgcgagtaggtcagaaatttctgcacaacgttaaaggacatagtaacgatcggagggccataaatcctaaaccgtaactcggattaagacgagtcctatatgaaaagttatctactcgaaaagatctatctaaaaatcaaggttagaacagcccaggtctactggtctgttacagaatcaccagaccagtagcttttggacagaacagtgagtttaaaagggttccggtggtcttggtgcttgatgttcatcatggttctcatccttgatgcatatagcttcaagtgtacaactcattgatgtatctacatcatcttaaccaagtcttgaccatcataacccatgtgcaagtctaagacatgaagcacaactcacttaagagttgtatgaagtttgatgaaccaaagttgcatcaaggtcttagatttgacacttacatgaactataatagaaatattaaactctaaacttgaaagttaactaactaatcaagatcataagtagtagaacatagttcttagtttgatcttgaagatccaagactcaaaaacctagatccaaagttatatttaaagaaaacttatttgtgtgttcttgaactttcaaggttaacttaatttgttcaagagatatgagatcaagactaacttgtagtacttgaccatataaactaactacatgaaattagagtgcataaaatgaagaagtaactaagtaaacaaaaaaaggttcatggttgttcatactttaaagattcaaaccaaagtttgatctttagaaagtaaactttaaagtttacttcatgagcttcaagtatgtctttaatcaacacatggaacttgcaacttttgaaacaataaatgtagaatcatgaactagtgagtttatgttcttgtgttcttaaaaatacaagatattatggagaatcaaactaaagagtttgattcttaaacatgtaagtaagtaataacaagaataagtaacaaagtaacaacaacaagattcaagtaactagtaatcaaagacaagtaacatttaaacaaaagaatgatgatgatgatgtgataaGAAGTTGGTTTTGTTTGAAGAAAAGAAGAGAAGTTTAAAGCTTGCTACttacaacttgagagagaaatgagaggagtTTGAGAGCAAATGAATGTGTGTGAGAATGAGAGGATTTGTGAGTAAGTAGTAAtgaaaatttgaaaacaaaatgcccttcaaaccacCCTAGGCTCACGGTTTTGCTGCAGAATTTTGGAGGGAGGAGTTTGTTTGTTGGTTactagaatgtaaagcttcatAAAGGTAGTTAATGGGTGGTTGTTCATGGGGATTAAGACATAACTAGATTCCAATCCTTACAAACTAACTAGTCACCATTTAattgatacttacactttgaaagagtgggctaaagggtccattaataatgtagggtgggcttggaagtccaataacatgagtccattacactaacaaagcccaagttcaaataaatcacaagttaaaccaattaaagcccaagtaactaactaatagtcttagttaattaaaatgattaataaatttaatcatgaatgtaaataatatctaaaaatattattcgtgaaagttccgggtgtcacaaagacgtttcgggcacttaaaagtcaagttcgggcaatcatggcaacatgtaaatgtaataacgtacatttgtttaaacacgcgtattaataataataattattaataaaataacgttggaaattccagggtcgttacattacccacctgttaaagaaaattgtgtcccgaaattttaagctgaggttgatggaggagtcgggaaaaggtgatgatactttcgcatcatttgatcctctcgctcccaagtaaactcaggtcctcgtttggcattccatcgtactcggacgatcggaatcttgttgcgtttcaaagttttgatctcacgatccataatttcaacaggttcttccacaaagtggagtttgtcgtcaattgtaagttcttccagtggtatgataagttcgggtgcagcaagacacttcttcaagtttgacacatggaaggtaggatgaactaagctcaattgtgctggtagatctaatcggtaagcaacgggtccaacacgttccaagatctcaaaatgaccaatgtatcgtgggttcaactttccacgttttccaaaatggatcacacctttccaaggtgcaaccttcaacattacacgatcaccaacattaaattcaaagtccttacgtttaagatcagcataactcttttggcgatcacgggcagtcttaagtctagcttgaatctgagcaatcttctccgtcgtttcgtggactacctcgggtccggtgatttgcttttcgcctacttcggcccaacaaataggagatcggcacttgcggccatacaatgcttcaaaaggcgcggcattaatgctcgagtgataactgttgttgtacgagaattcggctagtggcaaatgcctttcccaggcctttccaaaatcaatgacgcatgcacgcagcatgtcctccaaggtctgaatcgttcgctcactttgcccgtcagtctggggatgataagcagtgctcatgtcgagacgagttctcatggcttcttacaaagaacgccaaaatctagaagcaaaacggggatcgcgatcggagatgatcgataaaggtacaccgtgtcgtgatacaacctccttaatgtaaagttgagcaagtctttccattgtatcagtttccttcatcgctaggaagtgtgcagatttggtaaggcggtcaacaataacccaaatagtatcgtatccgcccaccgtctttggtagcttggtgatgaaatccattgttatcctttcccacttccattgtgggatctccggttgctgaagtaacccagaaggtctctgatgctcggctttaaccttcgagcaagtcaaacacttaccaacataagtcgcaacgtccttcttaagattcggccaccaatactgttctttaaggtcgtggtacattttgcccgctccagggtgaatcgaatatctcgatttgtgtgcttcatccagtataaggttccgtagatctccataaagaggtacccaaattcttccggcataacatcggagtccagactccctaacctcgaatcgagagacaagtatgttcaaatgttcgtgagatatgttcttctccttgagagcctcaacttgggctactctgatctggctgttgaggttcgaatggatggtgatgttcagagccctaacacgaagaggtgccgtcctctcctttcggcttaaagcgtcagctacaacattggccttgccagggtgataacggagttcacaatcgtagtcgttgagcgtctcgatccatcgacgttgtctcatattcagttgcttctgatcaaagatgtgctggagactcttgtgatcggtgaagatagtgctcttagttccatacaaatagtgtctccacaatttaagcgcaaagacaacggctccaagttcaagatcatgtgtagtgtagttccgctcgtgaatcttcaattggcgggaggcataggcaataacttttgatcgttgcatcagtacacaaccaaaaccactcttcgatgcatcacaataaacaacaaagtcgtcactgccttcaggaagtgataggataggtgcggtggttaacttcttcttcaaagtttgaaatgctgattcgtgtgcgggttcccaaatgaacttcttgcccttgtgagtcagtgcggtcaaaggacgcgcaatcagagaaaatccttcgatgagtcttcggtaataaccggcgagacctaggaattggcgaatatgcgttggagtagtgggggtctcccacttgctgatggcttcaatcttggcgggatcaactttgataccctggtcgctcgcaacatgacccagaaattgtacttccttcaaccaaaattcacacttggagaatttagcataaagttgttcttgtcttaagagttcaagcactaatcggaggtgttgtttatgttcttcttcgctcttagagtagatgaggatatcatctatgaagacgataacaaacttgtccaagtaaggcttgcagacacgattcatgaggtccatgaacacggcaggtgcattagtcaaaccgaatggcatcatgagaaactcataatgaccataacgggttctgaatgcagtcttcatcacgtcactttccttcaccctcaactggtgatagccggatcgcaaatcgatctttgagtagacactcgatccttgtagttgatcaaaaagatcgtcaattcgtggaagaggataccgattcttgattgtcaatttgttgagctcacggtagtcgatacacatacgaaaggatccatccttcttcttcacaaacagaacaggtgcgccccaagacgAGAAACTtcgttggataaatcctcggtcaagtagctcttgtagttgactctgtaattcttgcatctcggaaggtgcgagtctataaggtgcgcgagctacaggtgcagctcctggcactaaatcaatctgaaactctacggctctctgcggcggcaatccaggcaattcctctgggaagacatcggaaaattcgttcacaattcgaacgtcgttcacgctcttcacctcagtgtctaccactttcacatgtgctaggacagcaaaacgtcccttcttcataatcttttgcgctttcacgcaactaatgaggttcaacttcgaggtacatctctctccatagataaccagtggttcgccatctccttgtggtatgcgaagtgctttatctccgcagattatatcggcctttatcttgctcaaccaatccataccgacgatcacgtcaaaactttccagtttgataggtatcaaatcaatttcgaaatctgcaccagctatgttgataatagctccacgactaatatggtcaaccttttcaagttttccatttgcgacctcgacaagcataccctcttttaacgggactaatgaccaattaatcttatcgcaaaaatgtctacatacgaaacttctatccgcaccagtatcaaacaagacagaagctaaaagattgttgattttgaatatacctgtcaccaagtcggggttatcgtgtgcatcccttgcattaacattgaaggctctacctcggggtggtcctccgtcttttcgcttgttggggcatgcgtttctgaaatggcccgtctgcccgcattcataacacttcttcggccctgtggggttcggcttcccattcaaagtggtgaccttgcagtcttttccgatattcccagcccgttggcatttctcacaaacaacattgcaatacccagtgtggtgtttgtagcaccgtttgcattgtggtaaggttcctttgtagttcgggttggtgttggtgttgttgttgggattagggtttccaccgttgttgtgcctcttggcgggggtctgatcgtagtttctcccctgttgttgttgttgttgttgttgtggttgtggttgttgtcccatttcctcttttcactactaccggcttcaaacttagccttctccggctcgtcaaggatgatttgattcaggcgccatgcgcattgcttcgggaacattcggtggtttggatgaggtgacatttcctttgatggacttagggagtcccgaaaagtatttctccatgcgcttgaattcgggggtgaccatggtcggacacattaatgctaactccaaaaacctacgattgtaactgttaagatcgtttcccacgactttcaactgcatgaattcaatttccatcttctgaatttcggttctcggacaatactcatcaatcatagccgccttaaattcctcccatggcgtagcatacgcctcatcgatacctttcgcttgagctaacgtgttccaccacgttagcgcgccgtcagatagcgtgcaagatgcaaacttgatcttattgtcctccgaacagttgctaactcggaatactgattcaagtttctcgaaccatctggtgagaccaactggtccctcggtgccgctgaagttatgcggtttgcagctctggaattccttgtatgtacacccatttcgaacgggtggaataaccggtggtggtggcggtggagcttcgagatttctttctgctaaggctgcagcgacccgttcgttgatcatgtcctcaatctgggcggcggtaggtgtggatcttccgttagccatggtattctaaacaaaaattttgactcaagtcaaaatccagtatgcaagtagtaataatacagtatatagtgaccaacatggaatcaaaacatcacatgttattaaataatgcatctaggtacaaataccacagaatcatcgtacagcaatgtaaatagaacatcgtgcaagaattaaataacgcaaagttccattcattaataataataagtttcatacatctgaataagttcgtacaatacatatgaaatacatgaaactatagctagattacatcatgaaatctaaatacaaagtcctacggtgaaggcgggtgaactgctcctcgagccaactgctcctcgagctcagtgactcgagctcggagagtctcaatctccctcatcagttcctcgttagagggagctggtggggcaggcggtgcaggtggggcgggtgaggcgggtggtgctgatgtagatggtccggctccggatgtagacggtacgtccctagatgtaagtggtccgtatctaaatctaagtggtacggttccaggaatagtcaatacgtaacggggaaccttacgtatctgtgggtcggcagggtatggcacaactcgtttacgagcagtaaccctacgacgatggccaaatgcgtcagtaaaagcacgacctccattcacccctggaatgacggtgccgtcgaaacggtaccgcttcctcgacggggtggagggtgcctgaataggtctatcagcaggatcctcatcatcgctggagtcgtctgatgatgaagaatcggcggatgatgagtcatccgaatcgtgtggtggtgacactggtggctgagctggtaatccgaagcgtccgaaggcggcgaacatctgtctgtgtctgcctggcggaatcacgactaaacgtctgtcgggagtgcgtcggcaaggcgtgcgcatgtggttacgaaacggcccttccccgaactccgcggggatctcaataccaccaatgcggggttgtgacctcgagggtccgggagcagacactggggcaggtgcactagtaccagctccggaagtagaagcgccgggatcactagtgggtgtcggggccggtgtatcggcagtagcagcagcaggtgtagcagtaggtagggcgacggggtctgagtctgtactgcccgaaatgccagcaggtggaacatccgacatctgaacaaggaaaaataaatttttcatgtcagtatgtcataaagcaagcaaataataggcaacagtttaaatcatgtataacggtaactagcatggcaataacagtaattcgtatgaaagtagcaggcaatcaaaagcaagtagcatcatgcagtagtgaaatcatgtagtagcatacggcatatagcggaaaaagtaagcagcagcatgcagtaagttcagcggaaacaagtaaactagcaagttgtagattagtcctattagtgaatcctactcgggtcggtcttagactcactaatgcaacctaattccctacaaccaatgctctgataccaaatgtgatgccccgtacaaaaccatcgtgtacgaatcatcaacaacaggatcattacaagattaagtactatatgctgtaattaaagaagttgcattcacgataaaaaggtgatgtcataaccgacatcaaatgttttacatttcaaaagcatgcttcactaagtagaagcaaataaataagtgtacgtgaccccaaaggtcgttacataacatagtttcaaaagtaaataagtttgaatgcaagataagtagtcatgcgataacaactctaagcagcgggttctacagcacgactagtacacagcgaaagcaacctcaagcacctgagaaatacatgcttaaaaatgtcaacacaaaggttggtgagctatagtttaagtataacagtatgtaaggtaggccacgagatttcagtgctacaaagagcgtttcaaaacagtatgataaagtatatgttaaccgtgagcacttggtaactaacttaacgtttataccccctgaaagtacacttggcaagtgcgtatgtttacgaagtattaaacactcgttaaatgctagcgcgactagtccgagtggggatgtcaaaccctatggatccatatctaagattcgcgttcacggttcaaaaaccgatgattaaacgttaccgagctaaagggaatgtttctgccgttgtataacccacacatatataagtttaagtactcgtgcctagtatgtaaaacataaaatccgcatgtattctcagttcccaaaataagttaaagtaaaaagggaatgctataactcacaatgatatgtagcggtaaagtagtagtcgggaaaggtgtgcaagtaaacggtccgaggtcctcaacctaagtcaaatagtactaagtcagtaaatcgtcttaataggtttaaaagtatgtatttaaggtcttaagggtcatcatcattcatcattaaacaaaaggcgtaaagtaggtttcgtttatgaaagtagtttaaaacaaagtctgacttcagtcagtcaccacggcctctacccttactgaattaaggtgagaccagtggccatggctccgtatatgagtcccttgtggtaaaatttacagaagcaaactcgtcttcgtttgagcgtggcgacggtctaagtgcgagtaggtcagaaatttctgcacaacgttaaaggacatagtaacaatcggagggccataaatcctaaaccgtaactcggattaagacgagtcctatatgaaaagttatctactcgaaaagatctatctaaaaatcaaggttagaacagcccaggtctactggtctgttacagaatcaccagaccagtagcttttggacagaacggtgagtttaaaagggttccggtggtcttggtgcttgatgttcatcatggttctcatccttgatgcatatagcttcaagtgtacaactcattgatgtatctacatcatcttaaccaagtcttgaccatcataacccatgtgcaagtctaagacatgaagcacaactcacttaagagttgtatgaagtttgatgaaccaaagttgcatcaaggtcttagatttgacacttacatgaactataatagaaatattgaactctaaacttgaaagttaactaactaatcaagatcataagtagtagaacatagttcttagtttgatcttgaagatccaagactcaagagtctagatccaaagttatatttaaagaaaacttatttgtgtgttcttgaactttcaaggttaacttaatttgttcaagagatatgagatcaagactaacttgtagtacttgaccatataaactaactacatgaaattaaagtgcataaaatgaagaagtaactaagtaaacaagaaaaggttcatggttgttcatactttaaagattcaaaccaaagtttgatctttagaaagtaaactttaaagtttacttcatgagcttcaagtatgtctttaatcaacacatggaacttgcaacttttgaaacaataaatgtagaatcatgaactagtgagtttatgttcttgtgttcttgaaaaatacaagatattatggagaatcaaactcaagagtttgattcttaaacatgtaagtaagtaataacaagaataagtaacaaagtaacaacaacaagattcaagtaactagtaatcaaagacaagtaacatttaaacaaaagaatgatgatgatgatgtgataaGAAGTTGGTTTTGTTTGAAGAAAAGAAGAGAAGTTTAAAGCTTGCTACttacaacttgagagagaaatgagagaaggaGTTTGAGAGCAAATGAATGTGTGTGAGAATGAGAGGATTTATGAGTAAGTAGTAAtgaaaatttgaaaacaaaatgcccttcaaaccacCCTAGGCTCACGGTTTTGCTGCAGAATTTTGGAAGGAGGAGTTTGTTTGTTGGTTactagaatgtaaagcttcataaaggtggttaa
This genomic stretch from Rutidosis leptorrhynchoides isolate AG116_Rl617_1_P2 chromosome 11, CSIRO_AGI_Rlap_v1, whole genome shotgun sequence harbors:
- the LOC139875797 gene encoding uncharacterized protein: MSDVPPAGISGSTDSDPVALPTATPAAATADTPAPTPTSDPGASTSGAGTSAPAPVSAPGPSRSQPRIGGIEIPAEFGEGPFRNHMRTPCRRTPDRRLVVIPPGRHRQMFAAFGRFGLPAQPPVSPPHDSDDSSSADSSSSDDSSDDEDPADRPIQAPSTPSRKRYRFDGTVIPGVNGGRAFTDAFGHRRRVTARKRVVPYPADPQIRKVPRYVLTIPGTVPLRFRYGPLTSRDVPSTSGAGPSTSAPPASPAPPAPPAPPAPSNEELMREIETLRARQLLYVDKFESLVIILYAWRTDRFGSGWVETHMGLGPKRVMGRNGLEFKWIIQIGSGPGLG